Proteins from one Acidobacteriota bacterium genomic window:
- a CDS encoding DUF2318 domain-containing protein — protein sequence MIGAALLFVGAFVLVVGTGRDSGTADGQSFADAGLAGADVVLPASTFDDGLARFYRHLTAAGREVRFFVMKSSDGVIRAAFDACDVCYRERKGYRQAGDVMVCNNCEQVFPSTQINVLQGGCNPAPIERSVSGDQVVLSAAALSRGVAYF from the coding sequence ATGATCGGCGCGGCGCTCCTGTTCGTCGGAGCCTTCGTACTGGTCGTCGGAACCGGGCGCGACAGCGGCACGGCAGACGGCCAATCCTTTGCCGACGCTGGGCTCGCTGGTGCGGACGTCGTGCTGCCCGCATCGACCTTCGACGACGGACTGGCCCGGTTCTATCGGCATCTGACGGCCGCGGGCCGCGAGGTCCGCTTCTTCGTGATGAAGAGCTCGGACGGCGTCATCCGCGCCGCGTTCGATGCCTGCGACGTCTGCTATCGGGAACGCAAGGGTTACCGGCAGGCGGGAGACGTGATGGTGTGCAACAACTGCGAGCAGGTCTTCCCCTCGACCCAGATCAACGTGCTGCAGGGCGGCTGCAACCCGGCGCCGATCGAGCGGTCCGTCTCGGGCGACCAGGTGGTGCTCTCCGCCGCGGCGCTCTCACGGGGCGTTGCGTACTTCTGA